Proteins encoded together in one Penicillium digitatum chromosome 1, complete sequence window:
- a CDS encoding Alpha,alpha-trehalose phosphate synthase subunit, putative — MTVFIASLFLPYTIDFQVTEPKHGQHGSISSYANVDGPGSIVGRLSDHRLMDCLPLTPGVTTEDEMVLRGYTWQVEDEIPIANDRLWHGPSEPRTIHWGHSRRFNQPPSQATDPPTPSILSSRSPAQGPKKEWYLDGSQDQLSMKYQGSTRVSLSDTDWVVKAAEQGHGGLQNAIHAAERSSLLKDRIWVGTLGMPTDSLTDLTRTDIAVTLQDAYDSLTVFVSDNEFDGHYTHFCRTVLWPALHYQMQESPRHTEYNGYSWVQYLKLNKAFAETIIKHWKPGDRIWVHDYHLLVLPGLLRERLPQAEIGLFLHTPFPSSEIFRCLNPREELLDGLLGADLIGFQTEEYCNHFLHSCSRLRRLEISANQVHLNDRYISVVNSPMGIDPMSLYILRQSTEVKGWIRSIGHKYQGKHLMVARDRLDAPGGIKQKLLAYELFLKTYPEWRERVVLVQVMSSASETPELEVQISKIAMRINATYSTITHQPLVLVRQDISHFQFIALLSVAHVFMATNLREETWIPNPQRCADAIKSALEMSPTERKFNWNFLLNCKSPYTALKWHTGLQDALTKAHEIQQIRQTNNLSRLSPDDLRKAYLAARARMFFLEDSAIFGPAFGMEESIPSIEACETLQTLANDPKNILYMISNRSIEQLQEALKKLPYRLGFIVENGCFLRNPESAQWIPFVPESSMKWCAGIKKIMEHFHERTEGSRIEERRCSLTFHYDGALDREVAACHASELAYQINGDRGRADFHVVREATSVKFEPPHAAFGNGRAATYILDHLPNARYPEFLFAAGGSRSGDTLFRWANELAVAPVASRVSKSELGKTLHVTTVTTSTHATEARSVVPSDCSLLDVLDELSNFTSREEGTK, encoded by the exons ATGACGGTCTTCATCGCATCTTT GTTCCTCCCTTACACTATTGATTTCCAAGTGACGGAGCCCAAGCATGGACAGCACGGGTCCATCTCTAGCTATGCAAATGTCGATGGTCCTGGATCTATTGTTGGGCGGCTGTCGGATCATCGTCTCATGGACTGTCTCCCGCTAACACCCGGGGTCACGACAGAAGATGAGATGGTGTTGAGGGGATATACTTGGCAAGTAGAAGATGAGATTCCGATTGCCAATGATCGATTATGGCACGGCCCTAGTGAGCCTCGTACTATTCACTGGGGACACAGCCGGAGATTTAATCAGCCGCCTTCCCAAGCGACAGATCCTCCAACACCGTCCATTTTGAGTAGTCGCAGCCCAGCTCAGGGACCGAAAAAGGAGTGGTATTTGGACGGATCCCAGGATCAATTGAGCATGAAATACCAGGGTAGCACGCGAGTCTCGCTCTCCGATACTGACTGGGTTGTCAAGGCCGCTGAACAAGGCCATGGAGGTCTGCAAAATGCCATACACGCCGCTGAAAGGTCGAGCTTGCTTAAGGACAGAATTTGGGTGGGCACTCTGGGCATGCCTACTGACTCATTGACAGATCTTACCAGGACAGACATCGCTGTGACCCTCCAGGATGCGTATGATTCGTTGACTGTGTTTGTGAGTGACAACGAGTTTGATGGTCATTACACCCATTTCTGTCGCACGGTCCTTTGGCCAGCCCTCCATTATCAGATGCAAGAAAGTCCTCGGCACACTGAGTACAACGGTTACTCTTGGGTCCAATACCTCAAGCTCAACAAGGCATTTGCAGAAACAATCATCAAGCACTGGAAGCCAGGCGATAGAATCTGGGTTCATGACTATCACCTTCTGGTTCTTCCTGGCCTTCTGAGGGAAAGACTACCCCAGGCCGAGATTGGGCTTTTCTTGCATACCCCGTTTCCTTCCTCTGAAATCTTTCGTTGTTTGAATCCACGCGAAGAACTTTTAGATGGGCTTCTGGGAGCCGATTTGATTGGATTTCAGACAGAGGAATATTGCAACCACTTTCTTCACTCCTGTAGCCGGCTGAGGAGGCTGGAGATCTCTGCAAATCAGGTTCACCTCAACGATCGATACATTAGTGTTGTGAATTCTCCCATGGGTATTGACCCCATGTCACTTTATATATTACGCCAATCCACCGAGGTCAAGGGTTGGATTCGCAGCATCGGTCATAAATACCAAGGGAAACACCTCATGGTAGCGCGAGACCGATTGGATGCACCCGGAGGAATCAAGCAGAAGCTTCTGGCATATGAGTTGTTTCTCAAGACCTATCCAGAATGGAGGGAGCGG GTGGTTCTAGTCCAAGTAATGTCATCTGCATCTGAGACCCCAGAGCTGGAGGTACAGATCTCAAAGATCGCAATGAGAATCAATGCAACCTATTCAACCATCACTCACCAGCCCTTAGTCCTGGTTCGGCAAGACATCAGCCACTTTCAATTCATCGCCCTCTTAAGTGTTGCACATGTCTTCATGGCTACCAATCTGCGTGAGG AAACATGGATCCCTAATCCTCAGCGA TGTGCCGATGCGATCAAATCTGCACTCGAGATGTCCCCTACGGAGCGGAAATTCAACTGGAATTTCCTGCTCAATTGCAAATCTCCCTATACTGCTCTCAAATGGCACACGGGGTTACAAGACGCTCTTACTAAAGCCCACGAAATACAACAAATCCGACAGACAAATAACCTCTCTCGGCTTTCACCCGATGACCTGAGAAAGGCATACCTCGCCGCCAGAGCACGGATGTTTTTCTTAGAAGACAGCGCAATCTTCGGTCCAGCTTTCGGCATGGAAGAGTCCATCCCCTCAATAGAAGCCTGTGAGACTCTACAAACACTCGCAAACGACCCCAAAAACATCCTGTACATGATCAGCAATCGGAGCATCGAGCAGCTCCAAGAAGCACTCAAAAAACTCCCCTACAGGCTCGGTTTCATAGTCGAAAACGGATGTTTTCTACGAAACCCCGAATCAGCTCAATGGATTCCATTTGTGCCCGAAAGCTCCATGAAATGGTGTGCGGGAATCAAAAAGATCATGGAACATTTCCACGAGCGAACAGAGGGCAGCCGAATCGAGGAGCGCCGCTGCTCCCTAACATTTCACTACGATGGTGCGCTCGACCGCGAAGTAGCCGCTTGCCACGCCTCCGAGTTAGCCTATCAAATCAACGGTGATCGCGGGCGTGCGGATTTCCACGTTGTCCGCGAGGCAACTTCTGTGAAGTTTGAACCGCCACACGCTGCTTTTGGAAATGGGAGAGCTGCCACCTACATTCTAGACCATCTCCCCAACGCCAGATATCCCGAATTTCTATTCGCAGCCGGTGGTTCCCGTAGTGGCGACACGCTGTTTCGGTGGGCAAATGAGTTGGCTGTTGCTCCTGTCGCATCTCGGGTTTCAAAGTCTGAGCTTGGGAAAACACTCCATGTCACCACCGTGACGACTAGCACACATGCTACCGAGGCGAGATCGGTGGTGCCATCTGATTGTTCGCTTTTGGATGTTCTAGATGAATTGTCGAATTTTACGTCGAGGGAGGAGGGGACGAAGTGA
- a CDS encoding Chromatin assembly factor 1 subunit B, putative: MKATPLLISWHNDNAPIYSVHFDPNGKGRLATAGNDNNVRLWKVESTGEERRVSYLSTLMKHTQAVNVVRFSPKGEMLASAGDDGNVLLWVPSEIQTQAGLGEDRSDDKETWRVKHMCRSSGAEIYDLAWSPDGVFIITGSMDNIARIYNAQTGQMVRQIAEHSHYVQGVAWDPLNEFVATQSSDRSVHIYTLKTKDGQFTLTPHGKVLKMDLPAKLVASNSPAPPEMTSRSQQSTGNSVVIASPAPSTPGTPMASNLPMDPPPVSHSRRSSFGSSPSIRRSASPAPSLPLPAVKPLEVSSPSFGGLGVKNASIYANETFTSFFRRLTFAPDGSLLFTPAGQFKTSHVSATDSTKTTDEIINTVYVYTRAGFNKPPISHLPGHKKPSVAVKCSPVFYTLKQGTQPAKNITLDTSSSEEMFLSLPDPVVSGAPSFTSQPHLVLPSSTTAEPSKLPPSQKAAQDGSNEAGQSSAPVFALPYRIVYAVATQDAVLVYDTQQQTPLCIVSNLHFATFTDLTWSADGLTLIMSSSDGFCSTLSFAPGELGQTYTGPTSVAHNNANPSTPATNVTPLLTPTPLASSHVPSPIKTSQASSSNTGPAPPASPARSSSSCSVVTQPSTQPTPAGVVNNPTPTLGTVPSVTATHSAQPPTLPLTTPPQTPISGAPQNGPTTTGSSVLGKRDARPASESEKEEGKADQNHVLQQPPKRRRVAPTLISAGTDGASSSK; the protein is encoded by the exons ATGAAGGCCACCCCGTTGCTCATCTCATGGCATAATGACAATGCCCCTATCTACTCGGTGCATTTCGATCCCAATGGCAAGGGCCGGTTAGCTACTGCTGGAAA TGATAACAACGTCCGA CTCTGGAAAGTCGAGTCTACTGGGGAGGAAAGAAGAGTCTCTTATCTGAGCACTCTGATGAAGCATACACAGGCCGTCAATGTGGTCCGCTTCAGCCCCAAAG GGGAGATGCTGGCATCTGCCGGAGATGATGGAAATGTCCTACTATGGGTCCCTTCGGAGATACAAACACAAGCTGGACTAGGCGAAGATCGCTCGGACGATAAAGAGACCTGGCGAGTGAAGCACATGTGTCGCTCATCCGGTGCTGAGATCTACGACCTGGCCTGGTCTCCCGATGGTGTGTTTATCATTACAGGCAGCATGGATAACATCGCACGGATTTACAATGCTCAAACTG GGCAAATGGTACGACAGATTGCTGAGCATTCTCACTATGTGCAAGGTGTAGCATGGGACCCGCTTAACGAGTTCGTCGCGACTCAATCGTCCGATCGGTCCGTTCATATTTATACATTGAAGACCAAAGATGGACAATTTACATTGACACCACACGGGAAGGTTCTCAAGATGGATCTCCCTGCCAAACTTGTCGCATCCAACAGTCCTGCGCCTCCAGAGATGACTAGCCGGTCCCAACAAAGCACTGGAAACTCTGTTGTTATTGCCTCGCCTGCTCCCTCAACTCCGGGAACCCCAATGGCTTCCAACCTACCTATGGATCCTCCTCCAGTCTCACACAGTCGTCGTTCTTCGTTCGGCTCGTCTCCTTCCATCCGGCGATCTGCATCTCCTGCTCCGTCTCTCCCGTTGCCCGCCGTGAAACCATTGGAGGTCTCCTCCCCGAGTTTTGGTGGACTGGGGGTCAAGAATGCCAGCATTTATGCCAACGAGACGTTCACTTCTTTCTTCAGGCGACTGACTTTTGCTCCCGACGGAAGCCTGCTGTTCACACCTGCGGGCCAATTCAAGACCAGTCACGTATCAGCTACGGACTCTACAAAGACAACAGACGAGATCATTAACACAGTCTACGTTTACACACGGGCTGGTTTCAACAAGCCCCCGATCTCTCATCTTCCAGGACATAAGAAGCCATCTGTGGCCGTCAAATGCTCCCCGGTCTTTTACACGTTGAAGCAGGGTACCCAGCCTGCCAAAAACATAACCCTTGATACATCTTCGAGCGAGGAGATGTTCTTATCTCTTCCAGACCCCGTGGTATCAGGAGCCCCATCTTTCACCAGCCAGCCCCACCTGGTCCTTCCATCTTCAACGACGGCCGAGCCATCAAAGCTTCCGCCATCTCAAAAGGCTGCCCAGGATGGCAGCAATGAAGCAGGTCAGAGCTCGGCGCCGGTCTTTGCACTTCCTTATCGCATTGTATACGCCGTTGCCACTCAAGATGCTGTTTTGGTATATGACACGCAACAACAAACCCCGCTATGCATTGTTAGCAATTTGCATTTTGCCACTTTCACCGACTTGACTTG GTCCGCCGATGGATTAACCTTGATCATGAGTTCCTCGGACGGCTTCTGTTCTACACTCTCATTTGCACCTGGGGAGTTGGGTCAAACTTACACAGGACCAACTTCTGTGGCTCACAACAATGCAAACCCAAGTACCCCTGCGACGAATGTCACCCCTCTTCTGACACCAACGCCATTGGCATCGTCACATGTGCCATCTCCAATCAAGACAAGCCAGGCCTCCTCAAGTAATACCGGCCCCGCACCGCCAGCTAGCCCCGCACGGTCCAGCTCCTCGTGCTCAGTTGTGACACAGCCTTCCACGCAGCCAACCCCCGCGGGAGTCGTGAACAATCCTACTCCGACCCTCGGGACTGTTCCGTCGGTCACAGCAACACACTCTGCACAGCCACCAACACTTCCATTGACTACCCCACCACAAACACCCATCTCAGGCGCTCCACAGAACGGGCCCACTACGACAGGTAGTAGTGTTCTGGGCAAGCGCGACGCAAGACCTGCAAGCGAGTctgaaaaagaagagggcAAGGCAGACCAAAATCATGTATTGCAGCAGCCACCAAAGCGGCGCCGGGTGGCGCCCACCCTGATCTCGGCAGGCACTGATGGAGCCTCATCCTCGAAGTAA